Proteins encoded in a region of the Haloarcula sp. CBA1129 genome:
- a CDS encoding coiled-coil protein yields MADSIDESKNVTVTEEDLENKSKGELIKLAGQLRDRRNELNQMASERASARDDLNAKTREKVDEAQEHREKRDELNEQVQEHKDQRNELNAEANELFDKVDNLKNDLELDEGTSVDQLKEEIEDLEFKQQTEVLSSEDEKELIEKIETKREKLQEKQEKLDQGGDLEELKEEAEEVRSEASKHHQKVTELADEAQKHHNEMIEAYREADEIRDEADEKHEEFVEAQEAADQHHEDFVRVQKRLRELDKKEEEQERSQREEKQEAAREEAEEIYQKFKEGETLDTEDLMKLQKAGKL; encoded by the coding sequence ATGGCAGACTCGATAGACGAATCAAAGAACGTTACAGTAACCGAAGAGGATCTCGAAAACAAATCGAAAGGCGAGCTTATCAAACTCGCCGGCCAGCTCCGTGACCGACGGAACGAGCTGAACCAGATGGCGTCCGAGCGGGCCTCCGCCCGCGATGACCTGAACGCGAAGACTCGCGAGAAGGTCGACGAAGCGCAGGAACACCGCGAGAAGCGCGACGAGCTCAACGAGCAGGTTCAGGAACACAAGGACCAGCGCAACGAGCTCAATGCGGAAGCAAACGAGTTGTTCGACAAGGTCGACAACCTGAAAAACGACCTCGAACTCGACGAGGGCACGTCGGTCGACCAGCTCAAAGAGGAGATCGAAGACCTCGAATTCAAGCAACAGACTGAGGTACTCTCCTCGGAAGACGAGAAAGAGCTCATCGAGAAGATCGAGACCAAGCGCGAGAAGCTCCAAGAGAAACAGGAGAAACTCGATCAGGGCGGCGACCTCGAAGAACTCAAAGAGGAAGCAGAAGAGGTCCGCTCGGAAGCCTCGAAGCACCACCAGAAGGTGACCGAACTGGCCGACGAGGCCCAGAAGCACCACAACGAGATGATCGAGGCCTACCGCGAGGCCGACGAGATCCGTGACGAGGCCGACGAGAAACACGAGGAGTTCGTCGAAGCGCAGGAAGCGGCCGACCAGCACCACGAGGACTTCGTCCGCGTCCAGAAGCGCCTCCGCGAACTCGACAAGAAGGAAGAGGAGCAGGAACGCTCCCAGCGCGAGGAGAAGCAGGAAGCCGCGCGCGAGGAAGCCGAGGAGATTTATCAGAAGTTCAAGGAAGGCGAGACCCTCGACACCGAGGACCTGATGAAGCTCCAGAAGGCCGGCAAGCTGTAA
- a CDS encoding HD domain-containing protein: MGVEIRESPVSADAFEDMKEFVHDYLAASVENEEEGGRMRWYPWHSAEYRFNHILNVVDIATKIARKEGANVDVTRVAALFHDIAKLEAEQDLHAEAGARIAREYLRAHGDYPESFIEQVCSAVEAHSFQGPLNELPLEVQCLIEADILDKVGANGTALMLLRMGYESRTHMDAAEMVDRVIERGEDARERVESDTAESIVHQRLKRTRWFQEWLTMEVAEMAVEDDLDDVATGMGDS; this comes from the coding sequence GTGGGCGTCGAGATTAGGGAGTCACCTGTCTCAGCCGACGCGTTCGAGGATATGAAGGAGTTCGTCCACGACTACCTCGCGGCGAGCGTCGAAAACGAAGAAGAAGGCGGCCGCATGCGCTGGTACCCGTGGCACTCTGCGGAGTATCGCTTCAACCACATCCTCAACGTCGTCGATATCGCGACAAAAATCGCCCGTAAAGAAGGGGCGAACGTGGACGTGACTCGCGTGGCAGCATTGTTTCACGATATCGCGAAACTGGAGGCCGAGCAGGATCTCCACGCCGAAGCCGGCGCTCGGATCGCACGCGAGTATCTGAGGGCACACGGTGACTACCCCGAATCGTTCATCGAACAGGTCTGTTCCGCCGTTGAGGCCCACTCGTTCCAAGGGCCGCTGAACGAGTTGCCCTTGGAGGTCCAGTGCCTCATCGAGGCAGATATTCTGGATAAGGTCGGTGCAAACGGGACTGCGCTGATGCTGTTGCGCATGGGGTATGAGTCCCGGACGCACATGGACGCGGCCGAAATGGTCGACCGTGTCATCGAGCGCGGCGAGGACGCCCGCGAGCGCGTCGAGAGCGACACGGCCGAGTCCATCGTCCACCAGCGGCTCAAGCGGACGCGTTGGTTCCAAGAGTGGCTGACGATGGAGGTCGCCGAAATGGCCGTCGAAGACGACCTCGACGATGTGGCGACCGGAATGGGCGACTCATAG
- a CDS encoding DUF371 domain-containing protein yields MTLEEVVHAQGHENVSGEHASTLEVTSDDFLTPAGDCILAIEADRVPADFDDEFVAACRDAGATITATIEAGDQTVTVTGTGHPDLSFENDRSHVLRTSDYVDDRTVMVNADAAAGDVDRDLVDALADGHDATLTLSVEPSSE; encoded by the coding sequence ATGACACTCGAGGAAGTGGTCCATGCACAGGGCCACGAGAACGTCTCCGGCGAACACGCCAGCACGCTGGAAGTAACGAGCGACGACTTTCTGACCCCTGCAGGCGACTGCATCCTCGCTATCGAAGCCGACCGCGTCCCCGCCGACTTCGACGACGAGTTCGTGGCGGCCTGCCGGGACGCCGGCGCGACGATCACGGCGACTATTGAGGCCGGCGACCAGACTGTTACCGTGACTGGGACCGGCCACCCCGACCTGTCCTTCGAGAACGACCGGAGCCACGTCCTACGGACGAGCGACTACGTCGACGACCGGACCGTGATGGTAAACGCCGACGCGGCGGCCGGTGATGTCGACCGCGACCTCGTCGACGCGCTCGCTGACGGGCACGATGCGACGCTGACGCTGTCTGTCGAACCCAGTAGCGAGTAG
- a CDS encoding LysE family translocator yields MHHSLGLLQLGALSLVPTALGGVLFGLALAAPPGPMNAVIAEESALRGWRAGFFAGLGAMTADACFLVLAVLGAATVITETPGVRRVMVGAGGLLMLWFAYGAVQEANTVVTDESSSVTSGDSRGFRKALVLALTNPYQVAFWLTVGVSLLEPGVVDVASYVPAVGADALTVQTGHPVLLAGFFGGIGLWITGFPAAIVAARTRIERLAPLIAWVSAAVLAGTGVLFLLRAL; encoded by the coding sequence ATGCATCACTCACTCGGCCTGCTCCAGCTCGGTGCGCTCTCGCTCGTCCCGACAGCCCTCGGTGGCGTCCTGTTCGGCCTCGCACTGGCCGCACCGCCGGGCCCAATGAACGCCGTTATCGCCGAGGAGAGCGCCTTACGAGGCTGGCGGGCCGGCTTCTTCGCCGGCCTCGGCGCGATGACCGCCGACGCCTGTTTCCTCGTCCTCGCCGTGCTCGGCGCTGCCACGGTCATCACCGAGACACCGGGGGTTCGACGCGTGATGGTCGGTGCCGGTGGGCTCCTGATGCTCTGGTTCGCCTACGGAGCAGTGCAAGAAGCAAATACAGTAGTGACCGACGAGTCCTCGTCGGTCACGTCTGGAGACAGTCGCGGCTTTCGTAAGGCGCTCGTCTTGGCGCTGACAAACCCTTATCAGGTCGCCTTCTGGCTCACCGTCGGCGTCAGCCTCCTCGAACCGGGCGTGGTCGACGTGGCGTCGTACGTGCCCGCGGTCGGAGCCGATGCACTGACGGTCCAGACAGGGCATCCAGTGCTGTTAGCCGGGTTTTTCGGCGGTATCGGCCTCTGGATTACGGGGTTTCCGGCAGCGATTGTCGCCGCGAGAACGCGCATCGAACGGCTCGCACCGCTAATCGCGTGGGTCAGCGCCGCTGTTCTCGCCGGGACCGGCGTTCTGTTCTTACTGCGGGCGCTATGA
- a CDS encoding metal-dependent transcriptional regulator — translation MNTQAQYLKAIYLTQQQEDGPASTGDVADMLDVSPASANEMIGKLENRGLLNHEKYKGVDLTDDGIAQAREALQNYCIIERFLIEVLEVEEFRAEAKQLEGVIDETVAERLDTIIDRKPQCPDCFDPEGDVCGLLEVEAEVTSD, via the coding sequence ATGAACACGCAGGCCCAGTATCTGAAAGCGATCTATCTCACGCAACAGCAAGAAGACGGCCCGGCATCCACCGGCGACGTGGCGGACATGCTCGATGTCAGCCCGGCGAGCGCCAATGAGATGATCGGTAAACTCGAAAACCGAGGGCTGCTGAACCACGAGAAGTACAAAGGCGTCGACCTCACTGACGACGGCATCGCACAGGCCCGTGAGGCGCTCCAGAACTACTGCATCATCGAGCGGTTCCTCATCGAAGTGCTAGAGGTCGAGGAGTTCAGGGCCGAGGCAAAGCAACTAGAGGGCGTTATCGACGAAACGGTTGCCGAGCGCCTCGACACGATTATCGACCGCAAACCACAGTGTCCGGACTGTTTCGACCCCGAGGGCGACGTCTGTGGTCTGCTCGAAGTCGAGGCGGAAGTCACCAGCGACTGA
- the thsA gene encoding thermosome subunit alpha, with translation MGGQPLFILDEDAQRTHGKDAQSSNISAGKAVSESVRTTLGPRGMDKMLVSDDGDVVITNDGATILSEMDIEHPAAQMIVEVAQTQEDEVGDGTTTASVLAGELLTKGEDLLDDDVHPTTIVEGYSAAAELAQDAINEIVLDADLDDETLVEVAESSMTGKGTGDVEAEKLAEVVVDAVRHAKSDNGVRRDNIEVHTQTGAASSATKLVEGVIVDETAVHDNMPTSVEDASIAVIDTELDVRESNIDAEYNVSSVDQLNAALDAEEQELSGYAEEVVESGADVAFVTEDVADRVASQLAKEGVFVADSIGSSTAKDIVEATGAKRVGSLEALDEDALGHADSVNVEKQGDDDVTFITGGATAESVTVIARGSTEHVVDELERALNDALDTVIAALDAGGVVPGAGATEIAIADHIRSEAASIEGRKQLAVEAFADAVDVLPRTLAENTGLDAIDALVDLRAEHESEGIAGIISEGQTGVVDDPVDYGILDPAAVKREAVDSATEAATMIVRIDDVISSS, from the coding sequence ATGGGCGGCCAGCCTCTTTTCATCCTTGATGAGGACGCCCAGCGCACACACGGGAAGGACGCACAGTCATCGAACATCTCCGCCGGAAAGGCCGTAAGCGAGTCCGTACGGACCACGCTCGGTCCCCGCGGCATGGACAAGATGCTCGTCTCCGACGACGGTGATGTGGTTATCACCAACGACGGGGCGACCATCCTCTCCGAGATGGACATCGAACACCCCGCGGCCCAGATGATCGTCGAAGTCGCCCAGACCCAAGAGGACGAAGTGGGCGACGGCACGACGACGGCGTCCGTGCTGGCCGGGGAACTGCTGACCAAGGGCGAGGACCTGCTCGACGACGACGTCCACCCGACAACAATCGTCGAAGGGTACTCCGCCGCCGCCGAGCTCGCACAGGACGCGATCAACGAGATCGTCCTCGACGCTGACCTCGACGACGAGACGCTCGTCGAAGTCGCCGAATCCTCGATGACCGGCAAGGGCACCGGTGACGTCGAGGCCGAGAAACTCGCTGAAGTCGTCGTCGACGCTGTCCGTCACGCCAAGAGCGACAACGGCGTTCGCCGGGACAACATCGAAGTCCACACCCAGACGGGTGCGGCTTCCTCCGCGACCAAGCTCGTCGAGGGCGTCATCGTCGACGAGACGGCCGTCCACGACAACATGCCGACCTCGGTTGAGGACGCATCCATCGCAGTCATCGACACCGAGCTCGACGTCCGCGAGAGCAACATCGACGCCGAGTACAACGTCTCCAGCGTCGACCAGCTCAACGCCGCCCTCGACGCCGAGGAGCAGGAACTCAGCGGCTACGCCGAGGAAGTCGTCGAGAGTGGCGCTGACGTTGCCTTCGTTACCGAGGATGTCGCCGACCGCGTCGCCTCCCAGCTCGCCAAGGAAGGCGTCTTCGTCGCCGACAGCATCGGTTCCTCGACCGCCAAGGACATCGTCGAGGCCACCGGCGCAAAGCGCGTCGGCTCCCTCGAAGCCCTTGACGAAGACGCACTCGGCCACGCCGACAGCGTCAACGTCGAGAAGCAGGGCGACGACGACGTGACGTTCATCACCGGCGGCGCGACCGCCGAGTCCGTCACGGTCATCGCTCGCGGCTCCACCGAACACGTCGTCGACGAACTCGAACGCGCGCTCAACGACGCACTCGACACCGTCATCGCCGCGCTCGACGCCGGCGGTGTGGTCCCCGGCGCAGGCGCGACCGAAATCGCCATCGCCGACCACATCCGCTCGGAAGCGGCGTCCATCGAGGGCCGCAAGCAGCTCGCCGTCGAAGCGTTCGCCGACGCCGTCGACGTGCTGCCCCGCACGCTCGCGGAGAACACGGGCCTCGACGCCATCGACGCACTCGTCGATCTCCGCGCCGAACACGAGAGCGAGGGCATCGCCGGCATCATCAGCGAAGGCCAGACCGGCGTCGTAGATGACCCCGTCGACTACGGCATTCTCGACCCCGCCGCTGTCAAGCGCGAAGCGGTCGACTCCGCCACCGAGGCGGCAACGATGATCGTCCGCATCGACGACGTCATCTCGTCGTCGTAA
- the sufD gene encoding Fe-S cluster assembly protein SufD, with translation MSTQVHANLTESQVEQISEDLGEPEWLLETRKDALAALEDLEMPDVIRTPGRTWTNLDALEYESLVDPLDYAQDKDRVDAEGVEVLSWSEALEEHADLVKEHFGSTVDPQRDYLTALSTALFSAGTVVYVPEGVDAEDVKIRTTMNSQSLFNYTLVLAEESSSVTILERQQTGETTDADQYYSGIVEVVAEENAYVQYGALQNLSEETYNFQVKRGHADTYATVNWIDGNIGSRLTKSNVETRLLGDSSESQILGAFFGHEDQHFDIASRVWHEAEHTIADLVTRGVLDDDARSVYEGVQDVGREAWDTSSYQRENTLMLSDDSEADASPKLIINNHDTEASHSATVGQVDAEDMFYMTSRGVDPERAKNMLVEGFYVPVLEEVQVDELREDLDQLIYERLRE, from the coding sequence ATGAGTACGCAGGTACACGCCAATCTCACAGAGAGTCAGGTGGAACAGATTTCAGAGGATCTCGGCGAGCCCGAGTGGCTGCTGGAGACGCGAAAGGACGCGCTCGCAGCGCTCGAGGATCTGGAGATGCCGGATGTCATCCGGACGCCGGGTCGCACATGGACGAACCTCGACGCGCTCGAATACGAGTCGCTGGTCGACCCGCTCGACTACGCACAGGACAAAGATCGCGTCGACGCAGAGGGCGTCGAGGTGCTGTCTTGGAGCGAGGCGCTCGAAGAGCACGCGGACCTCGTCAAGGAGCACTTCGGCAGCACTGTCGACCCACAGCGGGACTACCTCACTGCGCTGTCGACGGCCCTGTTCTCGGCCGGCACGGTCGTTTACGTCCCCGAGGGCGTCGACGCCGAGGACGTGAAAATCCGGACGACGATGAACAGCCAGTCGCTGTTCAATTACACGCTCGTCCTCGCCGAGGAGTCCTCGTCCGTGACGATTCTGGAGCGCCAGCAGACCGGCGAAACGACCGACGCTGACCAGTACTACTCCGGCATCGTCGAAGTCGTCGCCGAGGAGAACGCCTACGTCCAGTACGGTGCGCTCCAGAACCTCTCGGAGGAGACCTACAACTTCCAAGTCAAGCGCGGCCACGCCGACACCTACGCCACGGTCAACTGGATCGACGGCAACATCGGCTCCCGCCTGACCAAGTCCAACGTCGAGACCCGACTGCTGGGCGACTCCTCCGAATCCCAGATTCTGGGCGCGTTCTTCGGCCACGAAGACCAACACTTCGACATCGCGTCGCGTGTCTGGCACGAGGCCGAACACACCATCGCCGACCTCGTCACCCGCGGCGTTCTCGACGATGACGCCCGCTCGGTGTACGAAGGCGTCCAAGATGTCGGTCGCGAGGCATGGGACACGTCATCCTACCAGCGTGAGAACACGCTCATGCTCTCCGATGACTCCGAGGCCGACGCGTCGCCGAAGCTCATCATCAACAACCACGACACCGAGGCCTCCCACTCCGCGACGGTCGGGCAGGTCGACGCAGAGGACATGTTCTACATGACCTCCCGCGGTGTCGACCCGGAGCGAGCGAAGAATATGCTCGTCGAAGGGTTCTACGTCCCTGTACTCGAAGAGGTGCAGGTCGACGAACTCCGCGAAGACCTCGACCAGCTGATCTACGAGCGTCTGCGCGAGTAA
- a CDS encoding ferritin-like domain-containing protein: protein MSLTQPVASDHQLARLLQIGIVLEEVVEARSAKHAEETSGEHEQAVLDLLEHAETESADHRRQLEALIDDLEADTVPFEEIEMLVEAQYEADKDFDGVLYDQLCNEETAYKFYDDLIDAIEASDVTFTIDRERLLAVLSDIREDEAEGVEDVTDLMEDYQ, encoded by the coding sequence GTGAGTCTCACACAGCCGGTCGCGTCCGACCATCAGCTCGCCCGGCTGCTACAGATCGGTATCGTCCTCGAAGAGGTCGTCGAGGCACGGTCGGCCAAGCACGCAGAGGAAACGAGCGGTGAGCACGAACAGGCAGTACTCGACCTCCTCGAACACGCCGAGACGGAGTCGGCCGACCACCGCCGGCAACTGGAGGCGCTCATCGACGACCTCGAAGCGGATACCGTCCCGTTCGAGGAAATCGAGATGCTAGTCGAGGCCCAGTACGAAGCCGACAAAGACTTCGATGGCGTGCTGTACGACCAGCTCTGTAACGAGGAGACGGCGTACAAGTTCTACGACGACCTCATCGACGCGATTGAGGCGTCCGACGTGACGTTCACTATCGACCGCGAGCGGCTGCTTGCCGTGCTGTCGGACATCCGCGAGGACGAGGCAGAGGGCGTCGAAGACGTGACTGACCTGATGGAGGATTATCAATGA
- the sufB gene encoding Fe-S cluster assembly protein SufB has product MSSDQDHLKETDTEKRFEFKKEEKSAFQAEKGLTEETIRVISEDKNEPEWMLERRLRALEQFHEMPMPDGWPGAPDLSEVDVDEIVPYIRPDIETRGGVDDWNDLPEEIQDTFDKLGIPEAEKNALSGVGAQYESEIVYQNMQERWEDKGVIFCDMDKAVQEHEDILKEYFMTKAVPPSDNKFAALHGAIWSGGSFVYVPEDTTVDMPVQAYFRMNSDGMGQFEHTLIIAEENSEVHYIEGCSAPKYSEFNLHSGGVEVFVKENAHVQYSTVQNWSKNTYNLNTKRAICEADGTMEWVSGSMGSKATMLYPSTVLKGPGATDNHITIAFAGEGQDIDTGAKVYHNAPETKSTIESKSISKDGGRTNYRGLVHIADGAENSSTSVECDALMFDNESTSDTMPYMEIQESKVDVAHEATVGKIGDEDVFYLQSRGLDDDDAKQMIVAGFIEPITEELPIEYAVELNRLIELEMEGSLG; this is encoded by the coding sequence CGAGTTCAAGAAGGAGGAGAAGTCCGCCTTCCAAGCGGAGAAGGGCCTCACGGAGGAGACCATCCGGGTCATCTCCGAAGACAAGAACGAGCCGGAATGGATGCTCGAACGCCGCCTGCGTGCACTCGAGCAGTTCCACGAAATGCCGATGCCGGATGGCTGGCCGGGCGCACCTGACCTTTCCGAGGTCGACGTCGACGAGATCGTCCCGTACATCCGCCCCGACATCGAGACCCGTGGCGGTGTCGATGACTGGAACGACCTCCCCGAAGAGATTCAGGACACCTTCGACAAGCTCGGCATCCCGGAAGCCGAGAAGAACGCCCTCTCGGGCGTCGGCGCGCAGTACGAGTCCGAGATTGTCTACCAGAACATGCAGGAGCGCTGGGAAGACAAGGGTGTCATCTTCTGTGACATGGACAAGGCCGTCCAAGAACACGAAGACATCCTCAAAGAGTACTTCATGACCAAGGCCGTGCCGCCGAGCGACAACAAGTTCGCGGCGCTGCACGGCGCTATCTGGTCCGGCGGGTCGTTCGTCTACGTTCCCGAGGACACCACGGTCGACATGCCGGTGCAGGCGTACTTCCGCATGAACTCCGACGGGATGGGCCAGTTCGAGCACACGCTCATCATCGCCGAGGAGAACTCCGAGGTCCACTACATCGAGGGCTGTTCCGCCCCGAAGTACTCCGAGTTCAACCTCCACTCCGGCGGCGTCGAAGTGTTCGTCAAGGAGAACGCCCACGTCCAGTACTCGACCGTGCAGAACTGGTCGAAGAACACGTACAACCTCAACACCAAGCGCGCCATCTGCGAGGCCGACGGTACGATGGAGTGGGTTTCCGGCAGCATGGGCTCGAAGGCCACGATGCTGTACCCCTCCACCGTCCTCAAAGGTCCCGGCGCGACAGACAACCACATCACCATCGCCTTCGCCGGCGAGGGGCAGGACATCGACACGGGCGCGAAGGTCTACCACAACGCCCCCGAAACGAAGTCCACCATCGAGTCCAAGTCCATCAGCAAGGACGGCGGCCGCACGAACTACCGCGGCCTCGTCCACATCGCCGACGGCGCCGAGAACTCCTCGACCTCCGTCGAGTGTGACGCGCTGATGTTCGACAACGAGTCCACCTCGGACACGATGCCGTACATGGAGATTCAGGAGTCCAAAGTCGACGTTGCCCACGAGGCGACCGTCGGTAAGATCGGCGACGAGGACGTCTTCTACCTCCAGTCCCGCGGACTGGACGACGACGACGCCAAGCAGATGATCGTCGCCGGCTTCATCGAGCCAATCACGGAAGAACTACCGATTGAGTACGCTGTCGAGCTGAACCGCCTCATTGAGCTGGAGATGGAGGGGTCGCTCGGATAA
- a CDS encoding hydrolase, whose translation MSLEWRGAAVAPDDEMPSPGAWEPVSVPGRPEQFAGAGAVAYETTFSDPRDESDAHALLVLNGTYAHTRVWCNGDLLANHDAYFEPLRVRLPEREEYRVVVECRAPEGRFGGLHATDQLPPERCVPGIWWDATLETRPDPCVSELSVRPQVSDEGVIDATVEVSATVLTAEPLDDRMTLSLRPEGNVRSGGMMDRARVSTDEETATVTYTMDVRDPSLWWPHDRGEQSRYVLRAKLGDDEHSVMTGLRTVSYDDGLRINGENVPVRGVTLLDPTAEDVARAVDANANLVRVRAQGTPPEVARACDDHGVLLWQDLPLSGPGSFDSERGADLATRLDGVYAQYPSFAAVGVHDEPVSSYADGLGSGVLDRLRFRWRAWRVGYDSADDESVASAVDSVPTFPVVGPPGIDPDAATLYPGWKYGNTADLSWLCSQFGVGDVVAGFGAGALGTPDPGDSPGFDSACHDRHVDGGLDKSQAYQTGVVREVAEMLRRRNASIVVVDSLRDVGGAGTGLLAADGTEKTAFSVLADSYEPTQVVLSEPTPGEQDIVVLHDRPEKAELTVEWDRNGDREQAEHTVGPFARVTVDTLTLSAGDDVTLAATDGQTVVKNEYRISE comes from the coding sequence ATGTCGCTGGAGTGGCGCGGCGCGGCGGTTGCGCCGGACGACGAGATGCCGTCCCCGGGGGCGTGGGAACCGGTGTCAGTGCCCGGCCGGCCCGAACAGTTCGCTGGGGCCGGGGCCGTAGCCTACGAAACAACGTTCTCGGACCCGCGGGACGAGAGCGACGCACACGCCTTGCTTGTACTGAACGGGACCTACGCACACACACGCGTGTGGTGCAACGGCGATTTGCTCGCCAACCACGACGCCTACTTCGAGCCGCTCCGGGTTCGCCTCCCCGAGCGCGAGGAGTACCGAGTCGTCGTGGAGTGTCGCGCGCCGGAGGGCCGCTTCGGCGGCCTGCACGCGACTGACCAGCTTCCGCCGGAGCGCTGTGTCCCGGGCATCTGGTGGGACGCGACGCTCGAAACGCGGCCGGACCCCTGCGTGAGCGAGCTCTCGGTCCGACCGCAAGTGTCGGACGAGGGCGTGATTGACGCGACTGTCGAGGTGTCGGCAACTGTCCTGACGGCGGAGCCACTCGACGACCGGATGACTCTCTCGCTCCGGCCGGAAGGCAACGTACGCAGCGGGGGGATGATGGACCGGGCCCGCGTCTCGACTGATGAGGAGACGGCGACGGTGACCTACACGATGGACGTGCGAGATCCGTCGCTGTGGTGGCCCCACGACCGCGGCGAGCAGTCCCGGTACGTCCTCAGGGCAAAACTTGGCGACGACGAGCACTCGGTGATGACGGGACTTCGAACCGTTTCCTACGACGACGGCCTGCGAATCAACGGCGAGAACGTGCCGGTTCGTGGCGTGACGCTGCTGGACCCGACCGCGGAAGATGTCGCACGGGCCGTCGACGCCAATGCAAATCTGGTCCGGGTTCGGGCGCAAGGGACGCCGCCCGAGGTAGCTCGCGCCTGTGACGACCACGGCGTCCTACTCTGGCAGGACCTCCCGCTGTCCGGCCCCGGGTCGTTCGACAGCGAACGAGGGGCCGACCTCGCAACGCGCCTCGACGGGGTCTACGCACAGTATCCCAGTTTCGCGGCGGTCGGCGTGCACGACGAGCCGGTGTCGTCGTACGCCGACGGACTGGGGTCTGGCGTGCTCGACCGACTGCGCTTTCGGTGGCGTGCCTGGCGAGTCGGTTACGACAGCGCGGACGACGAATCGGTAGCATCGGCTGTCGACTCGGTCCCGACGTTCCCGGTCGTCGGGCCGCCCGGAATCGACCCCGACGCGGCCACGCTGTACCCGGGATGGAAGTACGGCAACACAGCCGACCTCTCGTGGCTCTGTTCACAGTTCGGCGTCGGCGATGTCGTGGCGGGCTTCGGGGCCGGTGCGCTGGGAACGCCGGACCCGGGCGACAGTCCCGGATTCGATAGCGCCTGCCACGACCGCCACGTCGATGGCGGCCTCGACAAATCACAGGCGTATCAGACCGGCGTCGTTCGCGAGGTCGCCGAGATGCTCCGTCGACGCAACGCGTCCATTGTCGTCGTCGACAGCCTCCGTGACGTCGGTGGCGCAGGCACAGGGTTGCTTGCCGCTGACGGGACCGAGAAGACGGCCTTTAGCGTTCTCGCCGACAGCTATGAGCCCACGCAGGTCGTCCTCTCGGAGCCGACCCCCGGTGAGCAGGATATCGTTGTCCTCCACGACCGTCCGGAGAAAGCGGAACTCACCGTCGAATGGGACCGCAACGGCGACCGCGAACAGGCCGAACACACCGTCGGGCCGTTCGCCCGCGTCACCGTCGATACGCTCACCCTCTCGGCCGGTGACGACGTGACGCTTGCCGCCACCGACGGCCAGACTGTTGTCAAGAACGAGTACCGTATTAGCGAGTAA
- a CDS encoding GNAT family N-acetyltransferase yields the protein MQIREAVPSDRPAIRDVARRSLAASYSLGPKAITSAIEEWYDEERIGDILDDESNRLLLVGEQKGQVVGLSESVLSGDSIGTILWLHVDPAYRGEGIGSALFDETHGELHDRGAETLQGRVLADNVEGNSFYEDRGFERAGTGEVDIAGRTYVENLYTDADELGREPITDDSRTVYVDHNNHESGSMAPFHVVHVTEEGSDRYGYYCSNCETLANAMDSMGRIECDNCGNVRKPMRWDAAYL from the coding sequence ATGCAAATCAGGGAGGCAGTGCCGTCGGACCGGCCAGCTATCCGTGACGTGGCGCGTCGTTCATTAGCGGCGTCGTACTCGCTGGGGCCGAAGGCGATCACGAGCGCCATCGAGGAGTGGTACGACGAGGAGCGCATCGGGGACATACTTGACGATGAGAGTAATCGGTTGCTTCTCGTTGGCGAGCAGAAGGGGCAGGTGGTCGGCCTCTCAGAGAGCGTTCTGTCGGGCGATAGTATCGGGACGATTCTCTGGTTGCACGTCGACCCGGCGTACCGAGGCGAGGGAATCGGGTCAGCATTGTTCGATGAGACCCACGGGGAACTCCATGACCGCGGCGCCGAGACGCTTCAGGGACGCGTGCTCGCCGACAACGTCGAGGGCAACAGCTTCTACGAGGACCGCGGCTTCGAACGCGCCGGCACGGGTGAAGTCGACATCGCCGGACGGACTTACGTCGAGAACCTCTATACCGACGCCGACGAGCTGGGACGCGAGCCCATAACTGACGACAGCCGGACGGTCTATGTTGACCACAACAACCACGAGTCCGGGTCGATGGCGCCGTTCCACGTGGTCCACGTCACAGAGGAAGGGAGCGACCGCTATGGCTACTACTGCAGTAACTGCGAAACGCTGGCGAACGCGATGGACTCGATGGGCCGGATCGAATGTGACAACTGCGGAAACGTTCGCAAGCCGATGCGCTGGGACGCCGCCTACCTGTAA